Sequence from the uncultured Flavobacterium sp. genome:
AAACTTTTATAAATTTAAATTTCAAAATATTTTATCAAATTCTTCAAATTACTAGTTTTATCAAGTTTAAAAACTAACTTTGTTTACAGCAATAACCCCAAATGCTACATTGTTAACTTATAGTATTGTTATTATTTTTATGAAGTTGTATCATAATCTTTCACAAATTGGCTTTCTTAAGAAAAGTTATGTGTTTAAATTCCTATTTGTTGCTTTTATAGGTATACATATTCCCTTGATTGGCATTTTGTTTTTTGTGACTTTTTCAAACCATACTATTTCTCCAATTTCTATTTTAATTTTTGCTTTGATAATGACTTTATTGGCGACTTTAGTGACGCTTTTAGTTTTAAATCAGTTAATTAAACCAATTGTTTTAGCTTCAAAATCTTTAGACGATTATAGAAATAACAGACAATTATCTGTCTTACCAACAGAATATTCAGATGAAGCCGGATTGTTGATGTGTAATATTCAGGAATCAATCTATGAATCAGAAAGTTTTATAAACGAAAAACAAGATTTGATTTATATGCTTTCTCATGATTTGAAGAACTTTGCCGGAAATCCGCAAGGTTTGGCGCAATTAATTTTGAGCGAAGAACCATCAGATTCTATTAAACATCTGGCAGAATTAATTTGTGAGTCGACAAATTTGCAATTCCGATACATCGAAAATTTTATAAAACTTCTAAAAGAACAAGATCAGATCGTCAAAGTAAATCATGATCCAAAGAATATTGTATTCCCTAATATTTTGCCTTTTATAAACGAACAGCTTGAGCAACGTTTATTGGATAAAAATATTAAATTAAGTTTAAGCTTAGAATTAGTCGAAGCAAAACTTAAAATCGACGAAGGTTTATTGGTTCAGGTTTTAGTGAATTTAATAAGCAACGCTATTAAGTTCTCTTATTTTGACAGCGAGATTAAAGTTCGAATGTTTATCCAAAATTCAAATTTGATTATCACAGTTGCCGATAAAGGAATTGGTTTCGATAAAACTCAGATTGATGAATTGTTCAAGAAATTCACGAAAATGAGCCGTTTAGGAACTGCAAATGAATTGTCTACCGGAATTGGATTGTATTTATGTAAGAAAATTATCGAAAGAAACAAAGGTAAATTAAGCGCTACAAGCGAAGGAAAAAATAAAGGCGCCGAATTTAAAATCGAGTTCGAAGTATAGTTTTTTTTAAGGTTCTGAGATACTAAGGTTCTAAGGTTCTGAGGTATTTTTCAATCAGACTTAAAACTTAGTAACTTAGTATCTCAGAACCTCAGTATCTTAGAACTACCATAGATGATGTACAGAAGGTTTTATATATTCTTCGTAAATAGCATTCATGGCTGCGATTTTCTCAGGAGTTAATTTTGGTAAATCATAAAGAGATAAATTCGATAAAACGTGACTTTCTTTTGAAGCACCTGGAATAATACAACTGATATCTTGAAAACTCAAAATCCACTGAAGCGCAATTGGAGCAAGATTTGTTGTTTCCGGAAATAATGCTTTTAGTTTTTCTACCGCTTTTAAACCTAATTCATAATCGATACCAGAAAAAGTTTCGCCTTTATCAAAAGCGTCACCATTTCTATTGAAATTTCGGTGATCTTGAGCGTCAAAAGTAGTTTTCGCATCAAATTTACCTGTTAAAAGTCCACTTGCTAAAGGAACTCTCGCAATGATTCCGATATCTTTCTTTCTGGCTTCAGAGAAAAATAATTGAGAAGGACGCTGACGGAATAAATTGAAAATAATCTGAACCGTTGTTACATTCGAATATTCAATTGCTTTTAAAGCTTCTTCAACTTTCTCAACACTAACACCAAGATTCTGGATTTTACCTTGTTCTTTTAATCGGTCGAAAAGTTCGAAAATCTCAGGACGATAAAAAACTTCAGTAGGAGGACAGTGCAACTGAATCAAATCGAGCGTTTCTAATTTCATTCGTTTTAAACTGTCTTCAATAAATTTCTGAAGTACTTTTGGCTGATAACCTTCACTAACATGCGGGTTAATATGTCGGCCGCATTTTGTAGCAACATAAATACGTTCAGATCGCGAACGAACAACTCTTCCAACAGCAGTTTCGCTTAATCCATTTTCGTAAACATCGGCAGTATCGATAAAATTGACGCCATTGTCAATTGCCGTATTCAAAAGTTCGTCTGCGGTTTTATTGTCAAACGCAGATCCCCATTTTCCGCCAACTTGCCAAGTGCCAAGTGATATTTCAGATATATTGAAGTTTGTTTTTCCTAGTTTTCTATAGAGCATTTTTTTCTTTTAAAGGTTTAAAAAAGGTTCAGAGGTGCAAAGGTGCAAAGGTTTTTCTCGTAGAGGCGCACAGCAGTGCGTCTTTTTTAGAGTTACAAAAGTCTTTGTACCTCTGAACCTCTGAACCTTTGTCCCTTCCTCTAGTCAAATAAATCCGAAGATAAATAACGATCACCGCGATCGCAGATAACGGCAACGATAACACCGGATTCTAATTGTTCGGCAATTTTAAGGGCTACGGCTACTGAACCACCGCTGCTCATTCCGGCAAAAACACCTTCTTCGAGTGCTAATCTTTTAGTCATCTCTCTGGCATCATCTTCGCTTACGTCTATCACGGTATCAACTTTTGAAGCATCAAAAATTTTAGGTAAATATTCCTGTGGCCATTTGCGGATTCCCGGGATTTGAGATCCGTCACTTGGTTGCGCGCCAACAATTTGAATTGCAGGATTTTTTTCTTTTAAATAAGTCGAAGTTCCAATGATTGTTCCTGTCGTTCCCATTGCCGAAACAAAGTGTGTAACCGTTCCGTCAGTGTCATTCCAGATTTCAGGACCAGTGGTTTTATAATGTGCTTTCCAGTTGTCATCATTTGCAAACTGATTTAGCATGATATAACCGCCTTCTGCAACCTTTTTGTCGGCATAATCCCTCGAACCAATAATTCCTTCGCTAGCAGGCGTTAAAATTACTGTAGCGCCATAAGCACGCATTGTTTGAGTACGCTCTTTTGTAGAATCTTCCGGCAGAACCAATTCTATTTCTATTTGAAACAATTGAGCAATCATTGCCAGAGCAATTCCCGTGTTGCCACTTGTAGCTTCAATTAGTTTATCTCCTTTTTTGATATCGCCTCTTTCAAGTGCCGAAGCGATCATGTTATATGCAGCTCTGTCTTTTACACTTCCGCCAGGATTATTTCCTTCAAGCTTCAGTAAAAGTTTTACGTTTTTATTTTTAACCAAATTGACAGTTTCCATCAATGGAGTATTTCCAATTAGGTTAAGCAATTTCTGTGGACCCATTTTTATTTCTTTTCTTTTATTTTAACTTCAGTTGTAGTAGTATTCAGAACGATAGAATCTTCGGGAATTGATTTGGTAATCCAAGCGTTTCCTCCAACAATGCTGTTTTTACCAATTATGGTTTCGCCGCCCAAAATCGTTGCATTGGCATAAATGCAAACATTCGCTTCTACCGTTGGATGTCTTTTGGCATTTTTCATTTCTTTGCTTACGCTTAATGCGCCCAAAGTTACACCCTGATAAATTTTGACATGTTTTTTAATTACGCTCGTTTCGCCAATAACGATTCCGGTTGCGTGATCAATAAAAAATGGTGAAGCAATTTTGGCGCCTGCATGAATATCCGTTCCGGTAATTCTATGCGCATATTCGCTCATTAATCTCGAGAATAATAGTAAATCCAGATTATAAAGTTCGTGGCTTAATCTGTAAATTGCAATGGCGTAAAAACCTGGATATGCCAAATAAACTTCGTCGATACTGTTTGATGCAGGATCATTTTCCAGAATATAAGCGGCATCTTCATTTAGTTTTTCTAAGACAATTGGTAATTTTTCCAGAAAGCGATCCCAAATCGATTCGCATAAGTTTTCCGGTTTTTTGCAAGCGAGAACAGCAATCTCTTTAAAACGAATTTCGAGTTCGTCGATGCTTTCATCTAAAGCTGCATTCGAATCAAAAAGAGTATAGAAAAGTTTCTCTGTAAAATCTTCTGTTTTGGTTTTGATCCCGTAATTTATGTTTGAATGGCTTTTTAGAGCTTTTATATTTTGTATGATACTGTCTTTAGTCACAATTGTAAAATTGAGTGGATAATTTAAAACGTTAAAAGTAAGGTGTTTTTTGTAAATAAGGGCACGAATTAACTAAAGAAATTTTGCATAGTAAATTCAATTTGTGATAAAAAAAAGAATAATAAAAGCGATTATTTTATATGATTCTTAAGAAGTTAAATGCGTAAATTAGCCAGTAAAATTTATATAAATGAAAAATAATTCAACTTTTAAGAGCGCTATTTCTAATCTTGAATTTCCGGAAAGTGAGAAAATTTATGGAAAATCGATACATGATCCCATTTTAGGATTAATTATCAAAGATCATCCTTCTTTTTGCGACGATGATTGTATTGGAGTTAAGGAATTAAATGAATATCGTCAGCAATATGTTTCGGGTTATTTGTCTACCGAAATCGGAGCACTTTCGGATCTTGAAAAAAGTGTGATTGCCTCTTTAAAAGAAGATAAATCAATTGTGAGTATTGTAGAAGACGAACAAGAAACGAGAAGTTTTGGTCAAAAGATAGCAGATAAAGTAGCAGATTTTGGCGGAAGCTGGACTTTTATTATTTCGTTTTTACTTTTTATAATTGTTTGGATTGGTGCCAATGTTTATATTTTAGTCAATAAAGGTTTTGATCCATATCCGTTTATTTTACTGAATTTAATTTTGTCTTGTATTGCAGCTTTGCAAGCGCCGGTAATTATGATGAGTCAAAATCGTCAGGAAGAAAAAGACAGGAACAGAGCCAAAAAAGATTATATGATTAACTTGAAATCTGAACTGGAAATTAGAATGATTCATGATAAAATTGATCACATGATTATGCATCAGCAACAAGAATTAATCGAAATTCAGAAAGTGCAAATCGAAATGATGAATGATATTCTGAATCAAATCAAGAAATAAAAAGACTAAAATAATCGTTGGGTATCATTCGTAAAAAAAAATGTTTAACACATAGAAAGATAGATTTTATTTTAAAAAGAATACAAAAAATTGAAACGCCTACTTTTTTAGTTTGCAAAATCTATGTTTCTATGTGTTGAAAAAATTAACACAACGATTCAGAAAAAGTTAAAGATAGAAGTGTTTGTAGTAATATCCGCCAAGCATAAAAACGAGATTTACGAGTGCCATATTCCAAACCAATTTTTTGTAATTTCTTGATTTGTCTAAAAAATATAAAGCCACAAAAGCAAAAAATAATAGCGTAGTAAAGACAGCCGGATACATCTTGAAAGCAGCCAAAAATTCACCTTGAAAAAGTAAGAGTAATGCGCGCTGAAAACCACATCCTAAACACTCGAAACCAAAGAGTGTTTTGAATAAGCAAGGGATCATATATTTTTCTAAGTGCAAGTCGATTATTTTTTACAATTTTACAAAAAAAATATTTGATAACATTTCAAAAGGAGCGAACTGCTATTTTAAAGTTTTATACTTTTGAACTCTTATACTTTAAAAAATGAAAGCGATTAAAATTATAATAATGATTCTTGCTATTTCGGTTGCATTATACGAGCAAGTTTCACCCGAAAAAAATATCTATATAACGGTAATTGCAATTGTAGTTTTCATGTTTGGAATGATGCAGTTGAGCGCAAAAACACCGAGTAAAAATCAAGAAAAAGAAGAGAACGATGTTGACTAAAGGAGATAAGGTTTCGGTTCTGGACGAAGCTATAAACGGAACGGTGATTTCGGTAAAAAACAATGAGGTTTTGATAGAAACTGAGGATGGATTTACGATGACATTTTTTGTCAATGAATTGCTTAAAATTCAGGATTCCAGTAATTTAATGAATTCTATTAAAAGGATTAATTTAGAAGAGATTACAAAAGAGAAAACAGAGCCAAAAGCAAGGAGTTTTGTGAAAGAAAAGAAAGATAAACGCGAAATTGCAGCTCCGGAGTTTGATTTGCACATCGAAAAATTGGTTCCAAATAAACGCGGGATGTCAAATTATGATATTCTGACTTTACAGACTGAAACCGCCAAAAGACACATTGAATTTGCAATTAGAAATCGCATTCCTAAAATTGTATTTATTCACGGTGTTGGCGAAGGAATTTTGAAAGCCGAACTTGATTTTTTATTAGGCCGTTACGACGGAATAGATTTTCAGGATGCCAATTATCAAAAATATGGTTTAGGTGCAACCGAAGTTTATTTTAGACAAAACAACAAATAAAACTGCTTTTTTTATCTAAAGCATTTCATTTTAAAACATAAAAAAACGTCTGTTTTTCTTTCTGATTTTATATATAAATCAGCTTAGAAAAACAGACGTTTTTTGTAAGAATTAAATAGGTGTTTAAATTCCTTTTTTTATACCTAGTTTGTCGATTTAGTTACAGTTCCTAAGACAAAATTATTACCTAATTTAAAGCTGCTGTTTCCTTTTACAAGTGTAACATTTCTTAGTGTAATAGTATGCATAACGATATTGTTTGTTATTTGTGTAGCAACTTCAACTGTACCATTAGTACCATTCCAGGTTTCTTTTACTGCAGGGTTTGATGGAACTGGAACATTGCAGAAATAAGCATCAGTTAAAGCAACACCGGTAAGCGCACGATAAACGACATTGTTTTGTGTTGATGTAATATCTCGTATTCTAGGTTTGTCTGCGGGAGTTGCTTCGTTTACAAACAAAGTCGGATCAAAGTGTTCCAGCATAACATAGAATGCTGCGTTATAGTTGTAGACCTGATTGAATGTTGTACATTCTTTAGCTTCTTCAGGTTTGGCAAAAGTTAAATTTAGTGGATTTTGTGTAATTTTAAAATCACCAAAAACATATTTTTCTTCTACTTGTGGTCCTGCAGGTTTAAGAAAGGTTATGTTTCTAAAGATAATATTATGGTTATAACCTGTAATTCTTGTGCTGCCATCAACTTCACTTGGAGGTGAAGTAATTTGTGTAGTCGTAATTTCTATTTTTCCCTGAGTTCCAACCCATTCTTCTATAACATTTGGTGTTTTTGGAGGGATAATTCCGCAAATATTAGAAACTCCAACTTTGCCATCATATGATCTGTAAACAACACGATTTTGACCTTCGTTGTCTATGTTGATAATTACGGGTTGACCTGCTGGTGTTGGGTCATTATCAAGACTACCTTGATCTAATTGCAGTAGCAATGCCTCTCTGTCTTTAAGTTTATAAAGTAAAGTGTTTGTTGTATCACAGTTTGTTGAGGCAACAGTATCAAAATCTATAGTGTCAACTGTTAAATTGCCGTCGTCGCAACCATTTAAAAGTAGCGCAAATAAAAGAAGGCATGCATATTTTTTCATCGTAAATTTATTTGGGTCAAAAATAGTGAAAAATTTGGCAATTGATATTTAAGATTTCACAATTGATATTTCTTAACTTTGCAATAATGAAAAAAGTATATCTCGACAACGCCTCTACAACCGCTATGCGCCCTGAAGTTATTCAGGAAATGACTAAAGTTATGACAGAAGATTTTGGAAATCCGTCTTCTACACATAGTTTTGGACGTAATGGAAAAACTGTTTTAGAACTTTCAAGAAAAAGTATTGCCAAACATTTAAATTGCTCTGCACAGGAAATTATTTTTACTTCGGGAGGAACCGAGGCGGATAACTGGATACTTCGCTCTGCGGTTGAAGATCTTAAAGTCGAGAGAATCATTACTACAAAAATTGAACATCACGCCGTATTGTACGCGACTTTGGCTTTACAATCTGACTATAATATTGAGGTTGATTATGTCAAAATTAATCCTGACGGAAGTATCGATTTAACTCATTTGTCTAATTTATTGTCTGATGAAAAAAAGACGATTGTTAGTTTGATGCATGTAAACAACGAAACCGGAACTATTTTAGATTTAGACAGAGTTGGTGTTATTTGCAAGCAATATAATGCTTTGTTTCACTCTGATACGGTGCAATCTGTTGGAAAAACAGAAATCGATCTTCAAAAGACTTCTGTAGATTTTATTGTAGCAAGTGCGCATAAATTTCATGGTCCAAAAGGAGTTGGTTTTGCTTTTGTTCGAAAAAATTCAGGTTTACAGCCTTTAATTTTTGGAGGAGAACAGGAAAAAGGGCTTCGCGCAGGAACCGAAGCTGTGCATCAAATTGCCGGAATGGCAAAAGCATTATCGCTTTCGTATGAAAATTTAGATAGCGAAAGAAAATACATTACAGACTTAAAAATGTACTTGATTGAGCAATTAGAAATTCATTTTCCTGGTTTTAGAATCAACGGAAAAAAAGACGATTTCTATAATATCATCAATATAATTCTTCCGTTTTCTTCGGATAAAACTTCTATGCTTTTGTTTAGTTTGGATATGAAAGGAATTGCGGTTTCAAGAGGAAGTGCCTGTCAATCCGGAAGTATAAAACCATCGCATGTTTTGAAAGAAATGTTATCGGAGACTGATTTAAAATTACCAAATCTCCGAATTTCATTTAGTCATTATAACACAAAAGAAGATATCGATTGGTTGATTGAGTGCCTTAAAGCTGTTTAAGAAGGTTCAAAGGTTCAGAGTTGCAAAGGTTCAAA
This genomic interval carries:
- the epsC gene encoding serine O-acetyltransferase EpsC — translated: MTKDSIIQNIKALKSHSNINYGIKTKTEDFTEKLFYTLFDSNAALDESIDELEIRFKEIAVLACKKPENLCESIWDRFLEKLPIVLEKLNEDAAYILENDPASNSIDEVYLAYPGFYAIAIYRLSHELYNLDLLLFSRLMSEYAHRITGTDIHAGAKIASPFFIDHATGIVIGETSVIKKHVKIYQGVTLGALSVSKEMKNAKRHPTVEANVCIYANATILGGETIIGKNSIVGGNAWITKSIPEDSIVLNTTTTEVKIKEKK
- a CDS encoding HAMP domain-containing sensor histidine kinase, which encodes MFTAITPNATLLTYSIVIIFMKLYHNLSQIGFLKKSYVFKFLFVAFIGIHIPLIGILFFVTFSNHTISPISILIFALIMTLLATLVTLLVLNQLIKPIVLASKSLDDYRNNRQLSVLPTEYSDEAGLLMCNIQESIYESESFINEKQDLIYMLSHDLKNFAGNPQGLAQLILSEEPSDSIKHLAELICESTNLQFRYIENFIKLLKEQDQIVKVNHDPKNIVFPNILPFINEQLEQRLLDKNIKLSLSLELVEAKLKIDEGLLVQVLVNLISNAIKFSYFDSEIKVRMFIQNSNLIITVADKGIGFDKTQIDELFKKFTKMSRLGTANELSTGIGLYLCKKIIERNKGKLSATSEGKNKGAEFKIEFEV
- a CDS encoding DNA mismatch repair protein MutS — encoded protein: MLTKGDKVSVLDEAINGTVISVKNNEVLIETEDGFTMTFFVNELLKIQDSSNLMNSIKRINLEEITKEKTEPKARSFVKEKKDKREIAAPEFDLHIEKLVPNKRGMSNYDILTLQTETAKRHIEFAIRNRIPKIVFIHGVGEGILKAELDFLLGRYDGIDFQDANYQKYGLGATEVYFRQNNK
- a CDS encoding cysteine desulfurase family protein; its protein translation is MKKVYLDNASTTAMRPEVIQEMTKVMTEDFGNPSSTHSFGRNGKTVLELSRKSIAKHLNCSAQEIIFTSGGTEADNWILRSAVEDLKVERIITTKIEHHAVLYATLALQSDYNIEVDYVKINPDGSIDLTHLSNLLSDEKKTIVSLMHVNNETGTILDLDRVGVICKQYNALFHSDTVQSVGKTEIDLQKTSVDFIVASAHKFHGPKGVGFAFVRKNSGLQPLIFGGEQEKGLRAGTEAVHQIAGMAKALSLSYENLDSERKYITDLKMYLIEQLEIHFPGFRINGKKDDFYNIINIILPFSSDKTSMLLFSLDMKGIAVSRGSACQSGSIKPSHVLKEMLSETDLKLPNLRISFSHYNTKEDIDWLIECLKAV
- a CDS encoding DUF2752 domain-containing protein, with product MIPCLFKTLFGFECLGCGFQRALLLLFQGEFLAAFKMYPAVFTTLLFFAFVALYFLDKSRNYKKLVWNMALVNLVFMLGGYYYKHFYL
- a CDS encoding aldo/keto reductase; its protein translation is MLYRKLGKTNFNISEISLGTWQVGGKWGSAFDNKTADELLNTAIDNGVNFIDTADVYENGLSETAVGRVVRSRSERIYVATKCGRHINPHVSEGYQPKVLQKFIEDSLKRMKLETLDLIQLHCPPTEVFYRPEIFELFDRLKEQGKIQNLGVSVEKVEEALKAIEYSNVTTVQIIFNLFRQRPSQLFFSEARKKDIGIIARVPLASGLLTGKFDAKTTFDAQDHRNFNRNGDAFDKGETFSGIDYELGLKAVEKLKALFPETTNLAPIALQWILSFQDISCIIPGASKESHVLSNLSLYDLPKLTPEKIAAMNAIYEEYIKPSVHHLW
- a CDS encoding DUF1003 domain-containing protein, yielding MKNNSTFKSAISNLEFPESEKIYGKSIHDPILGLIIKDHPSFCDDDCIGVKELNEYRQQYVSGYLSTEIGALSDLEKSVIASLKEDKSIVSIVEDEQETRSFGQKIADKVADFGGSWTFIISFLLFIIVWIGANVYILVNKGFDPYPFILLNLILSCIAALQAPVIMMSQNRQEEKDRNRAKKDYMINLKSELEIRMIHDKIDHMIMHQQQELIEIQKVQIEMMNDILNQIKK
- the cysM gene encoding cysteine synthase CysM, producing MGPQKLLNLIGNTPLMETVNLVKNKNVKLLLKLEGNNPGGSVKDRAAYNMIASALERGDIKKGDKLIEATSGNTGIALAMIAQLFQIEIELVLPEDSTKERTQTMRAYGATVILTPASEGIIGSRDYADKKVAEGGYIMLNQFANDDNWKAHYKTTGPEIWNDTDGTVTHFVSAMGTTGTIIGTSTYLKEKNPAIQIVGAQPSDGSQIPGIRKWPQEYLPKIFDASKVDTVIDVSEDDAREMTKRLALEEGVFAGMSSGGSVAVALKIAEQLESGVIVAVICDRGDRYLSSDLFD